One window of Phycisphaeraceae bacterium genomic DNA carries:
- a CDS encoding alpha/beta fold hydrolase produces the protein MSANQTGPRNKNARGRVSRWVIRAAALLVAVIGLGYAAFAGALWEVQDSIIFPRAAGYSSGRGLPSTGERIWYTAPDGRKIEAWYFKGAGRSAQSPGPLLVCFHGNADFIENWSWMAETCQREGFNVLLPEFRGYGRSEGEPSEKAIVEDSAAILRIVLQRPEIDGSKLVLLGRSLGGGVACAVALQVPPAALILECTFTSLASMADGYHVPRWLVRHPFRNDEALKTIKAPVMLVHGEHDRIIPHRHSEELKKLRPDAELVTLDCDHNDLPGNDEEKYKASFVEFLRSHGLWPSQPIAAAAERPASVNPRQTGQRARSAGD, from the coding sequence CGCGTCTCTCGCTGGGTGATCCGCGCCGCGGCCCTGCTCGTCGCCGTCATTGGCCTCGGATACGCCGCGTTCGCGGGCGCGCTGTGGGAAGTCCAGGATTCAATCATTTTTCCCCGCGCGGCGGGATACTCGTCCGGCAGAGGACTCCCGTCAACCGGCGAACGAATCTGGTACACGGCGCCGGATGGCCGAAAGATCGAAGCGTGGTATTTCAAGGGTGCGGGCCGCAGCGCGCAATCCCCCGGTCCGCTGCTTGTTTGCTTCCACGGCAACGCGGACTTCATCGAAAACTGGTCGTGGATGGCGGAGACGTGTCAACGGGAAGGTTTCAACGTCCTCCTGCCCGAGTTTCGCGGCTACGGGCGCAGCGAGGGCGAACCCTCGGAAAAAGCAATCGTCGAGGATTCCGCGGCAATCCTCCGCATCGTGCTCCAAAGGCCCGAGATCGACGGGAGCAAGCTTGTTTTGCTCGGGCGATCGCTCGGCGGAGGAGTGGCGTGCGCCGTGGCGCTTCAAGTGCCGCCCGCGGCGCTGATTCTGGAATGCACGTTTACATCCCTCGCCTCGATGGCGGACGGCTATCACGTGCCGCGCTGGCTTGTGAGACACCCTTTTCGAAACGACGAGGCGCTCAAGACCATCAAGGCCCCGGTCATGCTCGTGCACGGCGAGCACGATCGCATCATCCCGCACCGTCATTCGGAAGAACTCAAGAAGCTCCGCCCGGACGCGGAGCTCGTGACGCTCGATTGCGATCACAATGATCTGCCCGGAAACGACGAAGAAAAATACAAGGCGAGCTTCGTGGAGTTTCTGCGATCGCACGGGCTCTGGCCGAGCCAGCCCATCGCAGCCGCCGCGGAGCGTCCGGCATCAGTCAATCCGCGGCAAACCGGGCAGCGCGCACGGTCCGCCGGCGACTAA
- a CDS encoding DUF5076 domain-containing protein: MPDAAASDPRALEILRVWAAGGKQHVSIATDLWRDPANWGIMLVDLARHIANAYEQAGTMGRDEALSKIKAGLQAEWSSPTDLPTGRIKK; the protein is encoded by the coding sequence ATGCCCGATGCCGCCGCAAGCGATCCGCGCGCTCTCGAAATCTTGCGCGTTTGGGCAGCAGGCGGGAAACAGCATGTTTCAATCGCAACCGACCTTTGGAGAGATCCAGCAAATTGGGGGATCATGCTGGTTGATCTCGCCCGACACATTGCAAATGCGTACGAGCAGGCGGGCACAATGGGCCGCGACGAAGCGCTTAGCAAGATAAAAGCGGGCTTGCAGGCGGAGTGGAGTTCTCCCACGGATCTGCCCACTGGAAGAATCAAAAAATAA
- a CDS encoding transposase — protein MRTFAEGVSSGRCCPCSGAIKEGKIDWAGARADEGTWARWFVRGERRSAAFKKSQRRRKLVEEFFGWVKTVAGMRRARHVGCEKIGQCFELAAAAYNLVRMRKLLAA, from the coding sequence TTGCGCACATTCGCTGAGGGCGTCTCCTCGGGAAGGTGCTGCCCGTGCTCCGGGGCGATCAAAGAGGGGAAGATCGACTGGGCGGGCGCCCGCGCGGACGAGGGAACCTGGGCGCGATGGTTCGTCCGGGGCGAACGCCGGAGCGCGGCGTTCAAGAAGAGCCAGCGACGAAGAAAGCTGGTGGAGGAGTTCTTCGGATGGGTGAAGACGGTGGCGGGGATGAGACGGGCCAGGCATGTGGGATGCGAGAAGATCGGGCAGTGCTTCGAGCTGGCTGCCGCGGCGTACAACCTGGTGCGGATGCGGAAGCTGCTGGCGGCGTGA